The proteins below come from a single Mesobacillus jeotgali genomic window:
- a CDS encoding helix-turn-helix domain-containing protein, with protein MTAIGQNIKMCRERVGISQEELALKIRVGTRTIQRYESGEQTPKLQTILKISTALDVPASELMGEVYYAAPPELDQRPSSL; from the coding sequence ATGACTGCAATTGGACAGAATATCAAGATGTGCCGTGAACGAGTCGGAATCTCCCAGGAGGAGCTCGCTTTAAAAATCAGGGTAGGTACGCGGACGATCCAAAGATACGAAAGCGGCGAGCAAACACCTAAATTGCAGACGATTCTAAAGATCTCGACAGCCCTTGATGTCCCTGCATCCGAATTAATGGGAGAGGTTTATTACGCTGCACCGCCAGAACTCGACCAAAGACCAAGCAGCTTGTAA
- a CDS encoding LPXTG cell wall anchor domain-containing protein: MKMKKRLSILAAFMLLLMITFPVTGVFAAENSEQEAKIKENSKKGEQNQKNNEAAEKSADQKGKSNGDVKAASTKNDPESKEDTDSESIGQAKNNSVQETNNPDESENSVSQEDNQEQNTEENNGQEDNTAANSENESTPAEDGTVPGNDNKSTQIHLHIDQCVNPVETAYVQISGEWQEMTNPGSSPLFKAFDDGEFIKDDVTAFKLIFTAGEELVVPVGEVKVGVEAEGSVNYWLESCELPAEEPSEKDDSEDTDETLKLLSMIKIMIDENPRQIEKVTLLMMSGKRVDFERVNELFSLTLTEAVQLELIRGIEITSQGETKLILLSNIESLEIVESVLTLQVNWGMNGEIVEEETEEADTEEENETTAPGNNSGSGNTSDGTTNEQVWNGEVLPQTGENSRTMFYVLGFLIAAGGVMLRFRDPLKN; encoded by the coding sequence ATGAAAATGAAAAAACGTTTATCCATTTTAGCTGCATTCATGCTTTTGCTTATGATTACTTTCCCGGTTACAGGTGTATTTGCAGCCGAAAATAGTGAGCAAGAAGCAAAAATCAAAGAAAATAGTAAAAAAGGTGAACAGAACCAAAAAAATAACGAAGCAGCTGAAAAGTCTGCTGACCAGAAGGGGAAATCCAATGGTGATGTAAAAGCAGCGTCTACGAAAAATGACCCTGAAAGTAAGGAAGATACCGACTCTGAGTCAATTGGACAAGCTAAAAATAACTCAGTACAAGAAACAAATAATCCTGATGAATCCGAAAACAGTGTAAGTCAGGAAGATAATCAGGAACAAAATACAGAAGAAAACAATGGCCAAGAAGATAATACGGCGGCAAACAGCGAAAATGAGTCGACACCAGCTGAGGATGGAACCGTGCCAGGCAATGATAATAAAAGCACCCAGATTCACCTGCACATCGATCAATGTGTCAATCCTGTTGAAACGGCCTATGTCCAGATTAGCGGTGAGTGGCAGGAGATGACGAATCCTGGTTCTTCCCCTTTATTTAAAGCATTTGATGATGGGGAGTTCATTAAAGATGATGTTACGGCATTCAAGTTGATTTTTACAGCAGGTGAAGAGCTGGTTGTCCCAGTCGGTGAAGTAAAAGTGGGGGTTGAAGCAGAAGGCTCTGTCAATTACTGGCTGGAAAGCTGTGAGCTTCCTGCAGAAGAACCATCGGAAAAGGACGATTCAGAGGATACTGATGAAACGTTGAAACTGCTATCTATGATAAAAATTATGATTGACGAGAATCCGCGCCAGATTGAAAAGGTGACACTGCTGATGATGAGCGGGAAGAGAGTTGATTTTGAAAGAGTCAATGAACTTTTCAGTCTCACTCTGACTGAAGCAGTCCAGCTGGAATTGATTCGTGGCATTGAGATTACTAGCCAAGGTGAAACGAAGCTGATCCTGCTCTCAAATATCGAGTCTCTGGAAATCGTGGAAAGTGTCCTTACACTTCAAGTGAACTGGGGTATGAATGGTGAAATAGTCGAGGAAGAAACGGAAGAGGCTGATACAGAAGAGGAAAATGAGACGACAGCACCTGGCAATAATTCAGGTTCCGGAAATACATCTGATGGCACAACAAATGAACAAGTGTGGAATGGTGAGGTCCTTCCTCAAACTGGTGAAAACAGCAGAACGATGTTCTATGTGCTGGGCTTCCTGATCGCTGCAGGAGGAGTCATGCTAAGGTTCAGGGATCCATTGAAGAACTAA
- a CDS encoding RNA polymerase sigma factor — protein MNDDELVFRARNGNMQAFAELIDIHTPTVKRFAFQLGNKYDDIDDITQEVFVRVYRFLDQFSHAKFTTWLYKITLNVTRDFARNKQRQIRKVLKIGKERSYDGKTAEESILRYEEDRTLHECIQKLDEKYRIPVVLFYFHDKSYDEIAEITGASLANVKTRMSRGKEHLKKLLTLAEKKEGANHG, from the coding sequence ATGAACGATGATGAATTAGTGTTCCGGGCACGGAATGGGAATATGCAGGCTTTCGCGGAGCTGATCGATATCCATACTCCAACCGTCAAGCGCTTTGCCTTCCAGCTTGGGAACAAATATGACGACATAGATGATATCACGCAGGAAGTGTTCGTCAGGGTTTACCGCTTCCTCGACCAATTTTCACATGCCAAATTCACGACCTGGCTCTATAAAATCACCCTGAATGTCACAAGGGATTTTGCCCGCAATAAACAAAGGCAAATCAGAAAGGTGCTGAAGATCGGCAAAGAACGCTCATATGACGGGAAAACCGCCGAGGAAAGTATTCTTCGCTATGAGGAAGACCGGACTCTGCATGAATGCATCCAAAAACTTGATGAGAAGTATCGCATCCCGGTTGTCCTCTTTTATTTTCACGATAAAAGCTATGATGAAATCGCGGAGATAACAGGTGCATCATTGGCAAATGTAAAAACACGGATGTCACGAGGGAAAGAACATTTGAAGAAACTGCTGACTCTAGCCGAAAAAAAGGAGGGTGCAAACCATGGATGA
- a CDS encoding YugN-like family protein encodes MIEIQSELEGKHFDLFKLEQLLKPLGYSIGGNWDYDHGTFDYKIDDEVGYQFLRLPFKAIDGQLDSKGCTVMMQRPFLLSHKYQRGIDDHAEIGNASASFNQFQEPVDKDASFPEKYIEVGRSLVREVESALLH; translated from the coding sequence TTGATTGAGATACAATCTGAGCTTGAGGGCAAACATTTTGATCTTTTTAAACTGGAGCAGCTGCTTAAACCTTTGGGATATAGCATCGGCGGAAACTGGGATTATGACCATGGTACGTTCGATTATAAAATAGATGACGAAGTTGGATACCAATTTCTGAGGCTTCCATTTAAGGCAATTGATGGCCAGCTTGATTCAAAAGGCTGCACAGTAATGATGCAGCGTCCTTTCCTGCTGTCACATAAATATCAGCGCGGAATCGATGATCATGCGGAAATTGGGAATGCGAGCGCATCCTTCAACCAGTTCCAGGAACCGGTGGATAAGGATGCGAGCTTCCCGGAAAAGTATATCGAAGTCGGCAGATCGCTTGTCCGTGAAGTAGAATCTGCTTTATTACATTAA
- a CDS encoding DUF378 domain-containing protein: MSGIQRAALVLTIIGAINWGLVGFFQFDLVAAIFGGQDSALARIIYGLVGLAGLINIGLLFAPSEREERAAEPRATR, translated from the coding sequence ATGAGCGGTATTCAACGTGCAGCACTTGTACTTACCATTATTGGGGCCATCAACTGGGGCTTAGTAGGATTCTTCCAATTTGACCTTGTTGCAGCTATTTTCGGCGGACAGGATTCAGCATTGGCTCGAATCATCTATGGATTAGTCGGTCTTGCCGGTCTCATAAACATTGGGCTCCTTTTCGCACCAAGCGAAAGAGAAGAGAGAGCGGCAGAACCAAGGGCTACTCGATAA
- a CDS encoding class D sortase, giving the protein MRKVMSIFLIIAGLSTFFYPAAKDYYTSYKQENMIEEWEGSNQENTVAAESLKELEEVFSIETQAESSGSDITPVGNQETGDVNVTASDTTKTKQQSRADMVGVIEIDKIGVKLPILNGASDANLDKGAGLLEGTPAPGMPGNSAIAAHRNRAYGSMFNRLDEIGVGDTVTVKDKNSSYQYEVYETLVVEPHETSVLNGSQDEKVLTLITCTPIDTATHRLIVKAKIKP; this is encoded by the coding sequence ATGAGAAAAGTAATGTCGATATTTTTGATAATAGCTGGTCTTTCGACCTTCTTTTATCCAGCTGCAAAGGATTATTACACCTCCTACAAGCAGGAGAATATGATTGAAGAATGGGAAGGCAGCAATCAGGAGAATACGGTGGCTGCTGAGAGCCTTAAAGAACTTGAGGAAGTATTCAGTATCGAAACGCAGGCTGAGAGCAGTGGGAGTGACATTACACCAGTTGGAAATCAAGAGACTGGGGACGTAAACGTAACAGCGTCTGACACAACAAAAACAAAGCAGCAATCGCGAGCTGACATGGTTGGTGTCATTGAAATTGACAAGATTGGCGTGAAGCTGCCGATTTTGAATGGTGCATCGGATGCAAACTTGGATAAAGGCGCCGGCCTCCTGGAAGGAACGCCGGCTCCAGGGATGCCTGGGAACAGCGCAATTGCTGCCCATCGAAACAGAGCCTACGGAAGCATGTTCAACCGGCTCGATGAAATAGGCGTAGGGGATACCGTGACGGTCAAAGATAAAAACAGTTCTTACCAATATGAAGTATACGAAACGCTGGTGGTTGAGCCACATGAAACCTCGGTACTCAATGGCAGCCAGGATGAAAAGGTATTAACCCTTATCACATGCACGCCTATTGATACGGCAACACACAGGCTGATTGTAAAAGCGAAAATCAAGCCATAA
- a CDS encoding DUF1871 family protein — MESKELSYKLIDVLNKWDPFKVGEGQFDPEIADILQAVHDYDEADKIARRIQSVFEFSFEHVLPYDQCLTVANTMLAIKNEDVCSL, encoded by the coding sequence TTGGAATCGAAAGAACTTAGTTATAAATTAATAGATGTTTTAAATAAATGGGATCCCTTCAAGGTTGGCGAAGGCCAGTTCGACCCGGAAATCGCCGATATCCTTCAGGCTGTCCATGATTATGACGAAGCCGATAAAATCGCCCGCAGGATCCAGTCCGTTTTCGAGTTTTCGTTCGAACATGTCCTGCCGTATGATCAATGCCTGACAGTCGCAAACACAATGCTTGCGATCAAAAATGAAGATGTCTGCTCCTTATAA
- a CDS encoding sodium/glutamate symporter — protein sequence MEFNSVLLAFVFIAVLLAAGMLLRMTIPFFQKYFIPTSLIAGLIGLLMSKEALGKLGSIIPGAGFLENGLYPEKVYDAMLSIPEVAITIIFASLFLGKKIPGIKKIWKIAGPQVAYGQTVSWGQYVVGILLAIFVLKPFFGLPPMAGALIEIGFEGGPGTAAGMRGTFEALDFSEGASIALGLATVGILTGVITGIIIVNWGIRKGMAKEAKKASELSDREQKGLYPEDEEQSAGELSTRSESIESLTVNFLFIFVAVGAGMLLLKGLLLLENTTWGPAYDIEIIKHVPLFPMALLGGVATQLLYDRFSPYKLIDKKVLARIEGFALDILIVASITTLSISAISEHILPFLILAGAGIALNLAAFFFLAKRVMPEYWLERGILQYGQSMGMTTTGLLLLQIVDPDKETPALEGFGYKQILFEPIVGGGLFTAASMPLIAQFGPIPILIGTGILFVIWLAIGIFHFGKKNNKSAQS from the coding sequence ATGGAATTTAACAGTGTTCTGCTGGCATTCGTGTTTATTGCAGTCTTGCTGGCTGCCGGAATGCTCCTGCGGATGACGATTCCTTTTTTCCAAAAGTATTTTATTCCTACTTCCCTTATTGCAGGTCTAATTGGTTTGTTAATGAGTAAGGAAGCACTGGGAAAGCTGGGGTCGATCATTCCTGGAGCAGGTTTTTTGGAAAATGGCCTATATCCCGAAAAAGTGTACGATGCGATGCTTTCGATTCCTGAAGTCGCGATCACCATTATTTTTGCCTCGCTTTTTTTAGGTAAAAAAATTCCCGGGATCAAAAAGATATGGAAGATTGCCGGTCCACAAGTTGCCTATGGCCAAACTGTTTCATGGGGCCAGTATGTGGTCGGAATCCTTCTGGCGATTTTCGTTTTGAAACCATTTTTCGGTCTGCCGCCTATGGCAGGCGCTTTGATTGAAATCGGATTTGAAGGCGGGCCAGGTACGGCTGCCGGAATGAGAGGGACATTCGAGGCACTCGATTTTTCTGAAGGAGCCAGTATTGCCCTTGGCCTGGCAACAGTCGGCATCCTTACTGGTGTGATCACCGGCATTATCATTGTCAATTGGGGCATAAGAAAAGGTATGGCAAAGGAAGCGAAAAAAGCTTCCGAGCTGTCTGACAGGGAGCAAAAAGGCCTGTATCCAGAAGATGAAGAACAGTCGGCTGGAGAATTATCAACAAGATCGGAGTCAATTGAATCGCTGACAGTCAACTTCCTGTTCATTTTTGTGGCAGTGGGCGCGGGAATGCTTTTATTAAAAGGCCTTTTGTTACTGGAAAATACCACTTGGGGTCCGGCTTACGATATTGAAATTATCAAGCATGTCCCATTGTTTCCAATGGCCTTGCTTGGAGGAGTGGCAACGCAGCTACTATACGATCGGTTCAGCCCGTACAAGCTCATTGATAAAAAAGTTCTAGCTCGAATTGAGGGCTTTGCCCTTGATATTTTAATCGTTGCATCCATCACTACTCTATCCATTTCAGCGATCAGTGAACATATTCTGCCTTTCCTGATCCTTGCGGGTGCGGGGATTGCGTTGAATCTCGCTGCTTTTTTCTTCCTTGCAAAAAGGGTGATGCCAGAATATTGGCTTGAAAGAGGGATTCTTCAATATGGGCAGTCGATGGGTATGACAACAACTGGCCTGCTCCTGCTGCAGATTGTTGATCCGGATAAAGAAACACCTGCCCTCGAGGGTTTCGGCTATAAACAAATCCTGTTTGAGCCCATTGTCGGTGGCGGCCTGTTCACCGCCGCTTCCATGCCGCTGATTGCACAATTTGGCCCAATACCAATCTTGATTGGTACCGGAATCCTGTTCGTAATCTGGCTGGCAATCGGCATTTTTCACTTTGGAAAAAAGAACAATAAGAGTGCCCAATCGTGA
- a CDS encoding sodium-dependent transporter — MNKHEQWTSKLGFILAAAGSAIGLGAIWKFPYMAGTNGGGIFLIFFLLMTIFIGAPILLAEFIIGRNTQKDAVMSYKHLAPKSAWPLLGYGGVIASFLILSFYSVVGGWILSYLARSLTGSLSGLTQADYGATFESIIANPVEAVAVQLLFLVLTIWVVQGGVQQGIEKASKYMMPALFILFIILVIRSLTLDGAMAGVEFFLKPDWSAVTGQTILMALGQSFFALSVGLSVMVTYASYLPKGESLAKSAFSVVGLNILISLLAGLVIFPAVFAFGLEPEAGPGLVFVVLPAVFNELAFGGVFMTIFLILLLFATLTSAFSILEIIVAVLSKGNKNKRKKFSWIAGLLVFAAGIPNALSFGVLSEVKFFGKTFFDLADFLTSNIALPLGAFFIAIFVGYVMPRKVVRRELEEGPESNRLLFNIWYFSIRYIVPIGIGIVFLQSIGII, encoded by the coding sequence ATGAACAAGCACGAACAATGGACTTCAAAGCTTGGCTTCATTCTGGCTGCAGCGGGATCAGCCATTGGACTCGGGGCGATTTGGAAATTCCCCTACATGGCAGGAACAAATGGAGGCGGCATCTTTCTGATCTTCTTCTTGCTGATGACTATTTTTATAGGCGCACCTATCTTGCTGGCTGAATTTATCATTGGCCGCAATACTCAAAAGGACGCTGTTATGTCTTATAAACACCTGGCACCGAAAAGCGCTTGGCCTTTGCTTGGGTATGGCGGTGTCATTGCGTCCTTCCTGATCCTGTCTTTCTACAGTGTAGTTGGCGGGTGGATCCTTTCCTATTTGGCGCGGAGCCTTACCGGATCACTTTCAGGATTGACCCAGGCGGACTACGGTGCAACATTCGAAAGCATCATAGCCAATCCTGTTGAAGCTGTTGCTGTTCAACTGTTATTCCTTGTCCTGACCATCTGGGTCGTGCAGGGCGGTGTCCAGCAGGGCATTGAAAAAGCGAGCAAATACATGATGCCCGCTCTGTTCATCCTTTTTATCATCCTCGTAATCAGGTCTTTAACTCTGGATGGAGCGATGGCCGGGGTTGAGTTTTTCCTGAAGCCAGACTGGTCAGCGGTAACAGGTCAAACCATTTTGATGGCACTGGGACAGTCCTTTTTCGCTTTAAGTGTCGGACTTTCCGTAATGGTGACTTATGCTTCTTATTTGCCCAAGGGTGAAAGCCTGGCAAAATCCGCTTTTTCTGTAGTCGGGTTGAATATTCTCATATCGCTGCTAGCCGGCCTTGTCATTTTCCCGGCTGTATTCGCGTTTGGTTTAGAACCTGAAGCAGGTCCCGGACTCGTTTTTGTCGTACTGCCTGCCGTATTCAATGAACTTGCATTTGGCGGGGTATTTATGACGATCTTCTTGATTCTGCTGCTTTTTGCGACTTTGACATCCGCGTTTTCAATTCTTGAGATCATCGTCGCGGTACTTTCCAAAGGAAACAAAAATAAACGGAAGAAGTTTTCCTGGATTGCTGGCCTGCTTGTTTTCGCTGCGGGAATTCCGAATGCTCTTTCCTTCGGTGTTTTATCGGAGGTGAAATTTTTCGGAAAAACCTTCTTCGATCTTGCTGATTTCCTGACGAGCAATATTGCCCTTCCGCTGGGAGCTTTCTTCATCGCCATATTCGTCGGTTATGTCATGCCCAGAAAAGTGGTCAGACGTGAATTGGAGGAAGGTCCTGAAAGCAATCGCTTATTATTCAACATCTGGTATTTTTCTATCCGATACATCGTACCAATAGGTATTGGCATTGTTTTTTTACAATCGATTGGTATAATCTAA
- a CDS encoding ornithine--oxo-acid transaminase, translating to MTTKTSSLIEQTQKYGANNYHPLPIVISKAEGVWVEDPEGNKYMDMLSAYSAVNQGHRHPKVIQALKDQADRVTLTSRAFHNDQLGPWYEKICKLTNKEMALPMNTGAEAVETAIKAARRWAYDVKGVADNQAEVIACIGNFHGRTMTAVSLSSEEEYKRGFGPMLPGIKLIPYGDLEALKEAITPNTAAFLIEPIQGEAGIVIPPEGFMKAAFKVCKENNVLFIADEIQAGLARSGKMFACEWEDIEPDMYILGKALGGGVFPISCVVADNDVLGVFNPGSHGSTFGGNPMACAVSIASLDVLIDEKLADRSLELGEYFISKLREIDNSIIKDIRGRGLFIGVELTEPARKYCEDLKEEGLLCKETHDTVIRFAPPLVISQEELDWAIERIKKVLS from the coding sequence ATGACAACAAAAACTAGCTCGCTGATCGAGCAGACTCAAAAGTACGGTGCGAATAACTATCATCCGCTGCCAATCGTGATTTCGAAGGCAGAGGGAGTTTGGGTAGAGGATCCTGAAGGCAACAAATATATGGACATGCTGAGTGCATATTCGGCTGTCAATCAGGGGCATCGCCATCCTAAGGTCATCCAGGCGCTTAAAGACCAGGCAGACCGCGTGACTCTTACTTCAAGAGCATTCCACAATGACCAGCTTGGACCATGGTATGAAAAGATTTGCAAGTTAACGAACAAAGAAATGGCATTGCCGATGAACACGGGAGCGGAAGCGGTTGAAACGGCTATTAAAGCAGCTCGCCGCTGGGCTTATGATGTAAAAGGCGTTGCGGACAACCAGGCTGAAGTGATCGCTTGTATCGGCAACTTCCATGGCCGCACAATGACGGCGGTCTCATTATCATCTGAAGAGGAATACAAACGAGGCTTCGGGCCCATGCTTCCAGGGATCAAACTGATACCTTACGGGGACCTTGAAGCGCTTAAGGAAGCTATTACTCCTAACACAGCTGCCTTCCTGATTGAACCGATTCAGGGTGAGGCGGGGATCGTCATTCCGCCAGAAGGCTTCATGAAAGCTGCGTTCAAGGTATGTAAAGAAAATAATGTCCTTTTCATTGCTGATGAAATCCAGGCCGGCCTTGCCAGGTCAGGGAAAATGTTCGCATGTGAGTGGGAGGACATCGAACCTGATATGTACATCCTTGGAAAAGCGCTTGGCGGCGGGGTTTTCCCAATTTCATGCGTCGTAGCTGACAATGATGTGCTGGGAGTATTCAATCCTGGTTCTCATGGATCTACCTTCGGCGGCAACCCGATGGCTTGCGCAGTTTCCATTGCATCCCTTGATGTCTTGATTGATGAGAAGCTTGCAGACCGTTCCCTTGAACTTGGAGAATATTTCATCAGCAAACTGCGTGAAATCGACAACTCCATCATCAAGGATATCCGCGGCCGCGGCCTGTTCATTGGCGTTGAGCTGACCGAACCAGCACGCAAATATTGTGAAGATTTAAAAGAAGAAGGCTTGCTCTGTAAAGAAACGCATGATACTGTCATTCGTTTTGCTCCACCGCTTGTCATCAGCCAGGAAGAACTGGACTGGGCAATCGAAAGAATCAAGAAAGTATTATCATAA
- a CDS encoding alpha/beta fold hydrolase, with protein sequence MEFARNKTVRGIDLYYEHYQNPDAEETLVLLHGFLSSTFSFRHLIPLLKEDYNVISVDLPPFGKSGKLSSFKYSYENLAATVVELMKSLGVHEFNVVGHSMGGQIAMNILLHHPEYAKKGILLCSSGYLKKAKLPLVLSSYIPYFHLYVKFHLARSGVKQNLQNVVYDHSMINDEMLYGYLSPFLEDDIFKALTMMIRHREGDLSSEELRRIEAPCLLIWGEHDKVVPVRIGRKLNKDLKNSELIILKETGHLVPEERPEDVHQLINRFIAAEETAEATVNGSR encoded by the coding sequence ATGGAATTTGCCAGGAATAAAACCGTTAGAGGAATCGACCTTTACTATGAGCACTACCAGAACCCTGACGCAGAGGAAACTTTGGTTCTGCTCCATGGTTTTCTGTCCTCTACTTTCAGCTTCAGGCATTTGATTCCTCTGTTAAAAGAGGATTATAACGTGATTTCAGTGGACCTTCCCCCTTTTGGGAAAAGCGGGAAGTTATCGAGCTTCAAATATTCCTATGAGAACTTGGCCGCGACAGTCGTTGAGCTGATGAAATCCCTAGGCGTCCACGAATTCAATGTCGTAGGGCATTCAATGGGCGGCCAAATCGCCATGAATATCCTTTTGCATCATCCGGAGTATGCGAAAAAAGGAATCTTGCTTTGCAGTTCGGGATATTTGAAAAAGGCAAAGCTGCCGCTTGTCCTTTCAAGCTACATCCCGTATTTCCATCTTTACGTAAAGTTCCACCTGGCACGCTCTGGTGTAAAGCAAAACCTGCAGAACGTCGTATATGACCATTCGATGATCAATGATGAGATGCTGTATGGCTATCTCTCTCCATTCCTGGAGGATGATATTTTCAAAGCCTTGACGATGATGATCCGCCACCGGGAGGGCGACCTTTCATCCGAAGAGTTAAGGCGAATCGAAGCTCCTTGCCTGCTGATATGGGGTGAACACGATAAAGTCGTCCCCGTCCGGATCGGGAGAAAGTTGAATAAAGATTTGAAGAATTCAGAGCTCATCATTTTAAAAGAAACCGGCCACCTCGTCCCCGAGGAACGCCCGGAGGATGTCCATCAACTGATAAACAGGTTCATAGCAGCAGAGGAAACAGCTGAAGCAACAGTAAACGGCAGCCGCTGA
- the yugI gene encoding S1 domain-containing post-transcriptional regulator GSP13 — protein MSENIEVGSVLTGKVTGIQPYGAFVALDENTQGLVHISEITHGYVKDVNEHLTVGDEVKVKVLSIDEAAGKIGLSIRATEEAPEQPQRAKKPRSKRPAAVVQHQDDSAQGFNTLKDKLQEWINQSDMAKK, from the coding sequence ATGTCAGAAAATATCGAAGTAGGCAGCGTTTTAACAGGAAAAGTAACAGGAATCCAGCCATATGGCGCTTTCGTAGCATTAGATGAAAATACACAAGGTCTAGTGCACATTTCAGAAATCACACACGGTTATGTTAAGGATGTTAACGAGCACCTTACTGTTGGCGATGAAGTGAAAGTGAAAGTTTTGTCAATTGATGAAGCTGCTGGAAAAATTGGCTTATCAATCCGTGCTACTGAAGAAGCACCAGAACAGCCACAACGCGCTAAAAAGCCACGCAGCAAGCGTCCAGCTGCTGTAGTTCAGCACCAGGATGATTCAGCTCAAGGCTTCAACACTTTGAAGGATAAGCTTCAAGAGTGGATCAACCAGTCAGATATGGCTAAAAAATAA
- a CDS encoding glucose-6-phosphate isomerase yields the protein MTHVRFDYSKALSFFGEHEVTYLRDFVKVAHHSLHEKTGAGSDFLGWIDLPVDYDKEEFARIQKSAEKIKSDSDVLLVVGIGGSYLGARAALEFLQHSFYNALPKEKRQTPQVIFIGNNISSTYMTDVMDLLEGKDFSINVISKSGTTTEPAIAFRIFRKLLEEKYGVEEARKRIYATTDKARGALKTLADEEGYESFVIPDDVGGRYSVLTAVGLLPIAVSGSDIEAMMKGAAQAREDFGKSELEENPAYQYAAVRNALYNKGKTIEMLINYEPSLQYFSEWWKQLFGESEGKDQKGIYPSSANFSTDLHSLGQYVQEGRRDLFETIIKVEKPRHEMVIEEAASDLDGLNYLAGKTVDFVNNKAFEGTMLAHTDGGVPNLVLTIPQLDEYTFGYLVYFFEKACAMSGYLLGVNPFDQPGVEAYKVNMFALLGKPGFEEKKAELEKRLK from the coding sequence ATGACACATGTTCGTTTTGATTACTCAAAGGCGTTAAGCTTTTTTGGTGAACACGAAGTTACATACTTAAGGGATTTTGTAAAAGTAGCCCATCATTCATTACATGAAAAGACTGGTGCAGGCAGCGACTTTTTAGGCTGGATCGATTTGCCTGTAGACTATGATAAAGAAGAATTCGCACGCATCCAGAAGTCAGCAGAAAAAATTAAAAGTGATTCTGATGTCCTGCTCGTAGTAGGGATTGGCGGCTCTTATCTTGGTGCCCGTGCTGCGCTCGAGTTTCTGCAGCACAGCTTCTATAACGCTCTTCCAAAAGAAAAGCGCCAGACACCGCAAGTCATTTTTATCGGCAACAACATCAGTTCAACATATATGACAGATGTGATGGACCTTCTGGAAGGAAAAGACTTCTCCATCAATGTCATCTCAAAATCAGGTACAACGACGGAGCCTGCGATCGCATTCCGTATTTTCCGCAAGCTTCTTGAGGAAAAGTATGGAGTCGAAGAAGCACGCAAGCGCATTTATGCGACAACGGATAAAGCACGCGGTGCTTTGAAAACTCTTGCTGACGAGGAAGGCTACGAATCATTCGTGATTCCTGATGATGTCGGCGGACGTTATTCTGTCTTGACTGCAGTAGGCTTGCTGCCAATCGCTGTCAGCGGTTCAGATATCGAAGCGATGATGAAGGGTGCGGCACAGGCGAGGGAAGACTTCGGCAAGTCAGAGCTTGAAGAAAATCCTGCCTACCAATACGCTGCAGTCCGTAACGCGCTTTACAACAAAGGCAAGACGATTGAAATGCTGATCAACTATGAGCCATCCCTTCAGTACTTCTCTGAATGGTGGAAGCAGCTGTTCGGCGAAAGTGAAGGGAAAGACCAGAAGGGGATCTATCCTTCTTCAGCGAACTTCTCGACTGACCTTCACTCACTTGGCCAATATGTGCAGGAAGGCCGCCGTGACTTGTTTGAAACAATCATCAAGGTGGAGAAACCTCGCCATGAAATGGTGATTGAAGAAGCGGCAAGCGACCTTGACGGCTTGAACTACCTTGCTGGCAAGACAGTTGATTTCGTCAACAACAAAGCGTTCGAAGGAACAATGCTTGCCCATACAGACGGAGGCGTACCGAACCTTGTTCTGACGATTCCTCAATTGGATGAGTATACATTCGGATACCTTGTGTATTTCTTCGAAAAAGCATGCGCCATGAGCGGCTACCTGCTTGGTGTGAACCCATTCGACCAGCCAGGCGTTGAGGCATATAAAGTGAATATGTTCGCATTGCTTGGTAAACCAGGCTTCGAAGAAAAGAAAGCTGAATTGGAAAAGAGACTTAAATAA